From a region of the Campylobacter sp. genome:
- a CDS encoding DNA polymerase IV gives MIAHIDLDSFFVSVARLADPALAGKKIAVVGGGDEEIFGGKSELGSVILSASYEARADGVHSAQPVKIALGLCPQLILVRAQHGEYRKASREIYEFLLNFTPEIEKFSIDEFFLNLRGTAYDADALGFAAFLQSEIMRRFSLPCSVGLSEAKLIAKLATGLAKPFGVRQILKSQIARELSVVPVAKFPGIGKAAQKTLGKYGIVSFGDALAHREIFEKMGANGRKIFAALSGEDEGEVVSKRERKSIGFGRSFAPCADRDELRRKILILARHLAGEVLARGLKPATYDLKIRYKSREEFSHQISQDRAFSLSLLSETALELFRLCDVKKGAQIIHVALNLSNFSGKSGSSLLFGEIDKKQQNLDRSLSRIWEKFGIEKLKKASEI, from the coding sequence TTGATAGCTCATATCGATTTGGACAGCTTCTTCGTCTCTGTAGCGAGGCTCGCCGATCCCGCGCTTGCGGGCAAAAAGATCGCGGTCGTCGGAGGCGGCGACGAGGAGATTTTCGGCGGCAAGAGCGAGCTTGGTAGCGTGATTTTAAGCGCGAGCTATGAGGCCAGAGCGGACGGCGTGCACTCGGCTCAGCCCGTTAAAATCGCGCTCGGACTCTGCCCGCAGCTGATTTTGGTGCGCGCGCAGCACGGCGAATACCGCAAGGCTTCACGCGAAATTTATGAGTTTTTACTAAACTTTACGCCCGAGATCGAAAAATTTAGCATCGACGAGTTTTTTCTAAATTTACGCGGCACGGCTTACGACGCGGACGCGCTGGGCTTTGCTGCGTTTTTACAAAGCGAGATTATGCGCCGCTTTAGCCTTCCGTGCAGCGTCGGTCTTAGCGAAGCAAAACTCATCGCAAAGCTCGCTACGGGCCTTGCTAAGCCCTTCGGCGTGCGCCAAATTTTAAAATCGCAAATCGCGCGCGAGCTATCCGTCGTGCCGGTAGCGAAATTCCCCGGCATCGGCAAAGCGGCGCAAAAAACGCTCGGCAAATACGGCATCGTAAGCTTCGGTGACGCGCTAGCGCACAGAGAAATTTTTGAAAAAATGGGCGCAAACGGCAGGAAAATTTTCGCAGCCCTTAGCGGCGAGGATGAGGGCGAGGTCGTCTCAAAGCGCGAGCGCAAAAGCATCGGCTTTGGGCGCAGCTTCGCGCCGTGCGCCGATCGGGACGAGCTGCGGCGTAAAATTTTAATTTTGGCGCGCCATTTGGCGGGCGAAGTGCTCGCCAGAGGCCTAAAGCCCGCGACGTATGATCTAAAGATCCGCTACAAATCGCGCGAGGAGTTTTCGCACCAGATCAGCCAGGATAGGGCGTTTAGTCTAAGCTTGCTGAGCGAGACCGCGCTTGAGCTGTTTAGGCTCTGCGACGTGAAAAAAGGCGCGCAGATAATCCACGTAGCGCTAAATCTTTCAAATTTTAGCGGCAAATCGGGCAGCTCGCTGCTCTTTGGCGAGATCGATAAAAAGCAGCAGAACTTAGATCGATCTTTAAGCAGGATTTGGGAAAAATTCGGCATCGAAAAGCTAAAAAAAGCAAGCGAAATTTGA
- the lgt gene encoding prolipoprotein diacylglyceryl transferase, whose translation MNYWNEIYAHFDPVAFSAFGINVHWYGIMYVLALLTALFIAKYFVRKDGLDFSDKMLDRYFIWVEVGVILGARLGYIAIYSGEAAWYFSHPWQIFNPFHNGEFVGIRGMSYHGAVVGFVIATVWFCKKFKTDMWALLDLVALSVPLGYFFGRVGNFLNQELFGRETTEPWGILVGGTLRHPSQLYEAVLEGLVIFVILFFYRKFKKFNGELICLYAMLYTAFRFFVEFFRQPDDGLGFIFLNLSMGQILSLVMFLIAVFLKQSLKKKLICRN comes from the coding sequence TTGAATTACTGGAACGAAATTTACGCCCACTTTGATCCCGTGGCGTTCAGCGCGTTTGGCATAAACGTGCACTGGTACGGCATTATGTATGTTTTGGCGCTACTTACGGCGCTATTTATCGCCAAATATTTCGTGCGAAAAGACGGTCTTGACTTTAGCGATAAGATGCTCGATCGCTACTTCATCTGGGTCGAGGTGGGCGTCATTTTGGGCGCGCGGCTGGGATATATCGCGATCTATTCGGGCGAGGCGGCGTGGTATTTCAGCCATCCGTGGCAAATTTTTAATCCCTTTCATAACGGCGAGTTCGTGGGCATTCGTGGTATGAGCTATCACGGCGCAGTCGTCGGATTCGTGATCGCGACGGTTTGGTTTTGCAAAAAATTTAAAACCGATATGTGGGCGCTGCTCGATCTCGTGGCACTTAGCGTGCCGCTTGGGTATTTTTTCGGGCGCGTGGGGAATTTTTTAAATCAGGAGCTTTTCGGGCGCGAAACGACCGAGCCGTGGGGTATCTTGGTGGGCGGCACATTGCGTCATCCAAGTCAGCTTTACGAAGCGGTTTTGGAAGGACTGGTAATTTTCGTGATTTTATTTTTCTACCGTAAATTTAAGAAATTTAACGGCGAGCTGATATGTCTGTACGCGATGCTATACACGGCGTTTAGATTTTTCGTAGAATTTTTTAGGCAGCCGGACGATGGACTCGGTTTTATATTTTTAAATTTATCGATGGGGCAAATTTTATCTTTAGTAATGTTTTTGATAGCAGTTTTCTTAAAGCAGTCTTTGAAGAAAAAACTAATTTGCAGAAATTAA
- a CDS encoding fumarate reductase cytochrome b subunit: MLGRIEGFTGRSIDGKKSRIMALQDVAQSISGLILACFMLCHMIFTGTILIGKGAFEGVVHFAEPGGIYFVTNIVAFVIFVIFVVHAFLAMRKFPANYAAYRAFKAHKMRMKHCDTTLWWFQFWTGFFLFFFAAAHILMIVFGPKITADLAIARFGQLHLFYFVLLIFVVTHASIGIYRLYMKWISIDGTKAEIQRKRALIKKTVFIVWGAFFLLSIIADFKWLSLE; encoded by the coding sequence ATGCTAGGTCGCATTGAAGGCTTTACGGGCAGATCCATAGACGGCAAAAAAAGCCGCATTATGGCTTTGCAAGATGTGGCGCAAAGCATCAGCGGGCTGATTTTGGCCTGTTTTATGCTGTGTCATATGATATTTACCGGCACGATTCTGATCGGTAAGGGCGCGTTTGAGGGCGTCGTACATTTCGCCGAACCGGGCGGAATTTATTTCGTTACAAACATCGTCGCTTTCGTGATTTTCGTGATTTTCGTAGTTCACGCGTTTTTGGCGATGAGAAAATTTCCGGCTAACTACGCCGCTTACAGGGCGTTTAAAGCGCACAAAATGCGAATGAAGCATTGCGACACGACGCTTTGGTGGTTTCAGTTTTGGACGGGATTTTTCCTATTTTTCTTTGCGGCGGCTCATATTTTAATGATCGTATTTGGTCCGAAAATTACTGCAGATCTTGCTATCGCTCGCTTCGGACAGCTTCATCTATTTTATTTTGTTTTATTGATTTTCGTAGTAACTCACGCTAGTATTGGAATTTATAGGCTTTATATGAAATGGATTAGCATAGACGGCACGAAGGCGGAAATTCAAAGGAAAAGAGCCCTCATCAAAAAGACGGTTTTTATCGTTTGGGGCGCATTTTTCTTGCTTTCGATAATCGCCGATTTCAAATGGTTAAGTTTAGAATAG